A window of the Verminephrobacter eiseniae EF01-2 genome harbors these coding sequences:
- a CDS encoding AAA family ATPase → MKFQGSQNYVATQDLMLAVNAAVTLQRPLLIKGEPGTGKTMLAEEVAQALGMPLLQWHIKSTTKAQQGLYEYDAVSRLRDSQLGDEGSAQRVRDIRNYITQGVLWQAFTAERPVVLLIDEIDKADIEFPNDLLREIDRMEFYCYETRELIKARHRPLVFITSNNEKELPDAFLRRCFFHFIKFPDGDTMRRIIHVHFPKLRSELLGAAMKTFYDVRSLPGLKKKPSTSELLDWLKLLVAEDIPLAALQSADDKVVVPPLVGALLKNEQDVSLFEKLVFMNQRNR, encoded by the coding sequence ATGAAATTCCAAGGTTCCCAGAACTATGTCGCAACCCAGGACCTGATGCTGGCCGTGAACGCGGCCGTCACGCTGCAACGCCCGCTGCTCATCAAGGGCGAGCCCGGCACCGGCAAGACGATGCTGGCCGAGGAGGTGGCCCAGGCCCTTGGCATGCCGCTGTTGCAGTGGCATATCAAGTCCACCACCAAGGCCCAGCAGGGTCTGTATGAGTACGACGCCGTGAGTCGGCTGCGCGACAGCCAACTCGGTGACGAAGGCAGCGCGCAGCGCGTGCGCGACATCCGCAACTACATCACGCAGGGCGTGCTGTGGCAGGCGTTCACGGCCGAGCGCCCGGTGGTGCTGCTGATCGACGAGATCGACAAGGCCGACATCGAATTCCCGAACGATCTGTTGCGCGAGATCGACCGCATGGAGTTCTATTGCTATGAAACGCGCGAGTTGATCAAGGCCAGGCACCGCCCGCTGGTGTTCATCACCTCGAACAACGAAAAGGAACTGCCCGACGCCTTTTTGCGCCGCTGCTTTTTTCATTTCATCAAGTTCCCCGACGGCGATACCATGCGCCGGATCATCCATGTGCATTTCCCCAAACTCAGGAGCGAACTGCTCGGCGCGGCGATGAAGACCTTCTACGATGTGCGCAGCCTGCCGGGCCTGAAAAAGAAACCCTCGACCAGCGAGTTGCTCGACTGGCTCAAACTGCTGGTGGCCGAAGACATTCCGCTGGCGGCCCTGCAAAGCGCCGACGACAAGGTGGTCGTGCCGCCGCTGGTCGGTGCCCTGCTCAAGAACGAGCAGGATGTGAGCCTGTTCGAGAAGCTGGTTTTCATGAACCAGAGAAACCGTTGA